A DNA window from Daucus carota subsp. sativus chromosome 3, DH1 v3.0, whole genome shotgun sequence contains the following coding sequences:
- the LOC108210579 gene encoding probable protein phosphatase 2C 12 — MSARSDHHQTVPLSVLLKRELASEKVEKPEISHGQANQSKKGEDFTLVKTECQRVLGDDVTTYHVFGLFDGHNGSAAAIYSKENLLANVLGAIPPDLNRDEWIAALPRALVAGFVKTDKDLQERARTSGTTVTFVLIEGLFVTVASVGDSRCILESSEGEIYYLSADHRLETNEEERKRIIASGGEVGRLNTGGGTQIGPLRCWPGGLCLSRSIGDMDVGEYIVPVPHVKQVKLSSSGGRLVISSDGVWDALSAETAFECCRGMPPDAAASQIVKEAVGFKGLRDDTTCIVIDLQPPEKPSPPLPAPPRKQGMKVFKSMFKKKSSEPSSVSEKEYSEPDAVEELVEEESANLSERLDTKYPICNMFKLFICAICQVEMKPGEGVSIHSGTENTKKIRPWDGPFLCSSCQEKKEAMEGRRTFGDSTYSSGSE; from the exons ATGTCCGCTAGGAGTGATCATCATCAGACTGTTCCCCTTTCGGTATTGTTGAAACGAGAATTGGCAAGTGAGAAGGTTGAGAAACCGGAGATTTCGCATGGTCAGGCTAATCAGAGCAAGAAGGGTGAGGATTTTACATTGGTTAAGACGGAATGTCAGCGTGTGCTAGGTGATGATGTTACCACGTATCATGTTTTCGGG CTTTTCGATGGGCACAATGGGTCTGCAGCTGCTATATACAGCAAGGAGAATCTTTTGGCTAATGTCCTGGGTGCTATTCCACCAGATCTTAATAGGGATGAATGGATTGCAGCATTGCCGAGGGCCTTGGTTGCAGGGTTTGTGAAAACAGATAAGGATTTGCAAGAAAGAG CGCGAACTTCAGGAACAACTGTTACCTTTGTGTTAATCGAAGGACTCTTTGTAACTGTAGCATCAGTTGGTGATTCCCGTTGCATCCTTGAATCTTCAGAAGGAGAAATCTATTATCTATCTGCAGATCATAGACTTGAAACAAATGAAGAAGA GAGGAAGCGTATCATTGCAAGTGGTGGCGAGGTTGGTCGACTTAACACTGGTGGTGGTACGCAG ATCGGTCCTTTGAGATGCTGGCCAGGTGGGTTGTGCCTATCACGATCTATTGGAGATATGGACGTTGGCGAGTACATTGTCCCTGTTCCTCACGTGAAACAAGTGAAG CTCTCCTCGAGTGGTGGCAGACTTGTTATATCAAGTGACGGTGTCTGGGATGCTTTAAGTGCCGAAACAGCGTTTGAGTGTTGTCGTGGAATGCCACCAGATGCCGCAGCTTCACAAATAGTAAAA GAAGCTGTAGGGTTTAAAGGACTTCGAGATGACACAACCTGCATTGTGATAGATTTACAACCCCCAGAGAAGCCAAgtcctcctttgccggcaccaCCTAGAAAGCAGGGAATGAAAGTTTTTAAGTCTATGTTTAAAAAGAAGAGTTCTGAGCCATCTTCAGTTTCTGAGAAGGAGTACAGTGAACCAGATGCGGTTGAGGAATTAGTAGAAGAAGAATCTGCAAATCTTTCTGAAAG GCTGGACACAAAGTACCCAATCTGCAACATGTTTAAATTGTTTATATGCGCCATTTGTCAAGTGGAGATGAAACCTGGAGAGGGAGTTTCAATACACTCAGGAActgaaaatacaaaaaaaatacgGCCCTgggatggtccttttctttgcTCAAGTTGCCAAGAGAAGAAAGAAGCTATGGAAGGGAGAAGAACTTTTGGAG ATTCTACATACAGTAGTGGAAGTGAATAG
- the LOC108211862 gene encoding F-box protein PP2-B11-like: protein MGDVSGMNVLLQEMIEEIVSHTSPVDVCGTLSFVSTKFRSAAKSDHVWERFLPADLISRRAKPSKLHFEYNVEDCWAKIDSDTLQAFPTKKDLYLFLSDHPLTIDDGAVYFWLDRPSGSKCFRLSPEKLSIPEPDGWHAPYSYCELTLPFKIEGKISTSLLSPNTLYTAYLWFDFTCSNYFSGFGEEEPLETFVGIDGGCESERRIVYIPFMPSQYERRTGILRSRRPDMSVLSGPQYPIKRGEAWYELELGDYFNKDGGGDNRELKMCLSEVKTGDEKGGICLLGIAIRPKNTRYVVW, encoded by the exons ATGGGTGATGTCTCGGGGATGAATGTCTTACTACAAGAAATGATAGAAGAAATTGTCTCGCATACTAGCCCTGTGGATGTGTGTGGGACGCTATCATTTGTGTCCACAAAGTTCCGCTCAGCCGCAAAATCGGACCATGTTTGGGAGAGATTTCTGCCGGCTGACCTCATCTCCCGGCGGGCAAAGCCAAGCAAGTTGCATTTTGAGTATAATGTTGAGGATTGCTGGGCAAAGATTGATTCAGATACTCTACAGGCTTTTCCTACCAAGAAGGATTTGTACCTGTTTCTTTCAGACCATCCTTTAACCATTGATGACGGTGCTGTG TACTTCTGGTTAGACAGGCCTAGCGGGAGCAAGTGTTTTCGTCTATCACCCGAGAAGTTGTCGATACCTGAGCCAGATGGGTGGCATGCACCTTATTCTTATTGTGAGCTAACTCTACCTTTTAAGATTGAGGGAAAGATAAGCACTTCACTACTGTCCCCTAATACACTCTATACTGCCTACCTTTGGTTTGATTTCACGTGTTCGAATTACTTTAGCGGATTTGGGGAAGAAGAACCATTAGAAACTTTTGTTGGGATTGATGGGGGTTGCGAAAGCGAAAGAAGGATTGTCTACATACCGTTCATGCCTAGCCAGTATGAGAGACGTACGGGGATTTTAAGAAGCAGGCGACCTGATATGTCTGTATTAAGTGGCCCTCAGTATCCAATAAAGAGAGGTGAAGCATGGTATGAACTTGAGTTGGGCGACTACTTCAACAAGGATGGTGGGGGTGACAACAGGGAACTGAAGATGTGCTTAAGTGAAGTCAAAACTGGGGATGAGAAAGGTGGCATCTGTCTTCTTGGAATCGCAATCAGACCAAAGAATACTCGCTATGTAGTTTGGTAG
- the LOC108211636 gene encoding origin of replication complex subunit 2, which produces MESTDFDEGDFEFSRNYFLAKESSTSVKRSTHKLSDIDIVDEQELREAVSNIEPKHEKEIDLLIKSYKCLYSKWAFELRAGFGLLLYGFGSKKALIEDFASTTLTGYSVLVINGYLQLINLKQVLITLCELLGDQLKAQRKTPSGSQRSYNALSIDDLIAFLDGPHVDGNECSICVVIHNIDGPGLRDSDSQQYLARIAACSHVRMVASIDNVNAPLLWDKKMVHTQFNWCWHHVPTFSPYKVEGTFYPLILAHGGTTQTVKTATIVLQSLTPNAQSVFKVLAEHQLAHPDDEGFPVNNLYSTCRERFLVSSQVTLNSHLTEFKDHELVKFRKNSDGQDCLYIPLTTEALEKVIEEISQ; this is translated from the exons ATGGAGAGTACTGATTTTGATGAAGGTGATTTTGAGTTTTCAAGAAACTACTTCCTAGCTAAAGAGTCAAGCACTTCTGTGAAGAGATCTACTCATAAGCTTTCTGATATCGATATTGTTGATGAACAG GAGCTTCGAGAAGCAGTTTCCAATATTGAGCCTAAACACGAGAAAGAAATTGATTTACTGATTAAAAGTTACAAATGTTTGTACTCCAAATGGGCTTTTGAGTTAAG GGCTGGGTTTGGTCTCCTATTGTACGGTTTTGGATCTAAGAAAGCATTGATTGAAGATTTTGCTTCAACAACCTTGACTGGATATTCTGTTTTGGTGATCAATGGCTATCTTCAGTTAATTAATCTTAAACAG gttttaattaCATTATGTGAACTGCTTGGAGACCAGTTAAAGGCACAGCGAAAGACTCCTTCAGGGAGCCAACGTTCATATAATGCCTTGTCCATTGATGATCTTATCGCTTTTCTAGATGGACCTCACGTGGATGGGAATGAATGTTCCATTTGTGTTGTCATTCACAATATTGATGGGCCTGGATTACGTGACTCTGACAGTCAACAGTATCTTGCAAGAATTGCTGCTTGTTCTCATGTTCGTATGGTGGCTTCCATTGATAACGTAAATGCACCGCTTT TGTGGGACAAGAAGATGGTTCATACACAATTCAACTGGTGTTGGCATCATGTTCCTACTTTTTCACCATACAAAGTTGAAGGAACCTTTTATCCATTGATTCTTGCTCATGGAGGAACCACCCAAACTGTCAAGACTGCTACGATAGTTTTGCAGAGTTTGACGCCTAATGCCCAGAGTGTATTTAAAGTTCTTGCAGAACATCAACTTGCCCATCCTGATGACGAAG gtTTTCCTGTCAATAATCTTTACTCAACCTGTCGAGAGCGGTTTTTGGTGAGTAGCCAGGTTACACTGAATTCTCACTTGACGGAATTCAAAGATCATGAGCTGGTGAAATTCAGAAAAAATTCTGATGGTCAGGACTGCCTGTACATTCCTCTAACAACAGAAGCACTTGAAAAGGTTATCGAGGAGATCAGTCAATAG
- the LOC108214585 gene encoding phosphatidate phosphatase PAH1 has translation MYAVGRLGSYISRGVNTVSAPFHPFGGAVDIVVVEQQDGTFKSSPWYVRFGKFQGVLKAREKIVDINVNGEDANFHMFLDHTGGAYFVREVDAEDGKLLLSCTSSCEEMVELERRPAKCNSWNESIDSSGVVTRLEVSNGTVVSRSGFMGLVFGRNSVKENRSEKDEDAAEIIRAESLERAEIAADLLEVNWSTNLASVKKDKDSDSRVSVPDMLDGAASTNVPIDKDSCLLEGGATNVVNKTFQRQPTVYYEIDSSDVDSDGNDEKDNDTICVKSGGVIMQGITSPGPDTSTEDTSEVETLHVLGDSTCSDGKMHDGSSETKSQNGVVKEISTEPLAFNQIDDSAKEIDSCSTLTNISSSANDPISSVQGDGKRLQPLGKRFCVSEEVGIKFVKTEEMSNSTSASLDEEQFLFSDLDDSKVRHIECMEVIPMNLEDKEKDLSFTAEDNESVNGSSHSEFESPVNYTEEELPVDGEESREEATEISSHIKIPRNNQCSGQEIEGMAESLPNMRSQFDELDKNNARHTLGHSLDLNPKLSKWALLRKNVGSSINSDVGGVNSLSNLQRMTKDAQVLSELKATDTSPATGDSSKTVELSSSGNWGQWLFKRSRSMRDKPLSLDRRRSIDAEMSSASTGSIDGEKEVLDKEVPSKEVPKPKANKKRIRVVSPTTEELASLNLKEGRNTVTFTFSTSMLGKQQVDARIYLWRWDARIVITDVDGTITKSDVLGQFMPLVGRDWSQTGVAHLFSAIKENGYQLLFLSARAISQAGLTRQFLFNLKQDGKGLPDGPVVISPDGLFPSLFREVIRRAPHEFKIACLEDIRACFPSDRKPFYAGFGNRDTDEFSYLKVGIPIGKIFIINPKGEVVVNRCDNKSYTSLHDLVNGMFPPRLSSEQEDFNSWNYWKLPPPLIDL, from the exons ATGTATGCGGTAGGGAGGTTAGGGAGCTATATCTCACGGGGTGTGAACACGGTTTCTGCACCGTTTCATCCGTTTGGTGGTGCTGTCGatattgttgtggttgagcAGCAAGATGGTACCTTTAAATCATCACCTTGGTATGTGCGTTTTGGGAAATTTCAAGGAGTTTTGAAGGCAAGGGAGAAGATTGTTGACATTAATGTTAATGGTGAGGATGCAAATTTTCATATGTTCTTGGATCATACAGGAGGGGCTTATTTTGTTAGGGAGGTAGATGCAGAAGATGGGAAGTTATTATTATCATGTACGTCTTCATGTGAAGAAATGGTTGAACTGGAAAGGAGACCTGCAAAGTGCAATAGTTGGAATGAAAGCATTGATTCATCAGGCGTAGTTACCCGGCTTGAAGTAAGCAATGGTACAGTTGTTTCCAGGTCTGGCTTCATGGGACTTGTCTTTGGAAGGAATTCAGTGAAAGAGAATAGATCTGAGAAGGATGAGGATGCTGCTGAAATTATTAGGGCAGAATCTTTAGAGCGTGCCGAGATTGCTGCGGATCTGTTGGAGGTAAACTGGTCTACCAATCTTGCCTCCGTCAAGAAAGACAAGGATAGCGATTCACGTGTATCTGTGCCAGACATGTTAGATGGTGCAGCAAGTACAAATGTTCCGATAGATAAGGATTCTTGTTTGTTAGAAGGTGGTGCAACCAATGTGGTTAATAAAACATTTCAACGCCAACCAACAGTATACTATGAAATAGATTCGTCGGATGTTGATTCAGATGGCAATGATGAAAAAGACAATGATACGATTTGTGTAAAATCCGGTGGAGTCATCATGCAGGGAATAACTTCACCTGGCCCAGATACAAGTACTGAGGATACTTCAGAAGTAGAAACTTTACATGTTCTAGGTGATAGCACTTGCAGTGATGGGAAGATGCATGATGGAAGTAGTGAAACAAAATCACAGAACGGAGTAGTGAAAGAAATCTCTACTGAGCCACTTGCTTTTAATCAAATAGATGATTCAGCCAAAGAAATTGACTCGTGTAGCACACTCACCAATATTAGTAGCAGTGCCAATGACCCAATATCTTCAGTTCAAGGTGATGGGAAGAGGCTCCAACCACTTGGTAAACGTTTCTGTGTTTCTGAAGAAGTTGgtattaaatttgttaaaactGAGGAGATGAGTAACTCAACGTCAGCAAGTTTAGATGAAGAACAGTTCCTTTTTAGTGATCTCGACGACTCCAAAGTAAGACACATAGAATGCATGGAGGTAATTCCTATGAATCTGGAAGACAAAGAAAAAGATTTATCATTTACAGCAGAAGACAATGAATCCGTGAATGGATCTTCTCATTCAGAATTTGAGTCTCCAGTAAATTATACTGAAGAAGAGTTACCAGTTGATGGTGAAGAGTCGAGAGAAGAGGCTACTGAAATATCTAGCCACATTAAGATACCTAGAAATAATCAATGTTCAGGCCAGGAAATAGAGGGAATGGCCGAGTCTCTTCCTAACATGCGGTCACAGTTTGATGAATTGGACAAAAATAATGCTCGTCATACTTTAGGCCATTCCCTTGATTTAAATCCCAAATTATCAAAGTGGGCACTGTTAAGGAAAAATGTGGGAAGTAGCATAAATTCAGACGTGGGGGGCGTAAATAGTTTATCAAATTTACAGCGCATGACTAAGGATGCTCAAGTTTTGTCAGAACTGAAAGCTACAGACACCAGCCCTGCAACTG GGGATTCTTCTAAAACTGTTGAACTCTCCTCGAGTGGAAACTGGGGTCAATGGCTCTTTAAAAGATCCAGGAGCATGAGAGATAAACCATTATCTCTTGATCGCAGAAGAAGCATTGATGCTGAAATGTCTTCAGCAAGCACTGGTAGCATTGATGGGGAGAAAGAAGTGCTTGATAAAGAAGTGCCCAGTAAAGAAGTTCCAAAACCCAAAGCAAATAAGAAGAGAATTAGGGTAGTCTCCCCAACAACTGAAGAGCTGGCATCCTTAAATCTCAAGGAAGGAAGGAACACCGTAACCTTCACCTTTTCAACCTCCATGTTGGGGAAGCAGCAG GTTGATGCTAGAATATACTTGTGGAGATGGGATGCTCGAATTGTTATCACAGATGTGGATGGGACAATAACCAA ATCTGATGTACTAGGTCAGTTCATGCCATTGGTTGGAAGAGATTGGTCACAGACAGGGGTTGCACATCTCTTTTCAGCTATCAAG GAAAACGGTTATCAATTGCTGTTTTTAAGTGCAAGAGCGATTTCTCAAGCTGGCCTCACCagacaatttttatttaatcttaAGCAG GATGGAAAGGGATTACCAGATGGGCCTGTTGTTATTTCCCCTGATGGgctttttccttctttgttTAGAGAAG TTATAAGAAGAGCTCCTCATGAATTCAAAATTGCTTGCTTGGAG GATATAAGGGCGTGCTTTCCATCTGACAGAAAACCATTCTATGCTGGCTTTGGAAATAGAGACACAGATGAGTTTAGCTACCTCAAAGTGGGAATTCCCATAGGAAAAATCTTCATAATAAATCCCAAG GGTGAGGTGGTTGTGAATCGATGTGATAACAAATCATATACTTCCCTACATGATCTCGTAAATGGCATGTTTCCTCCCAGGCTCTCGTCTGAACAG GAAGATTTTAATTCTTGGAACTACTGGAAATTGCCCCCGCCTCTTATTGATTTGTGA